In Nicotiana tabacum cultivar K326 chromosome 17, ASM71507v2, whole genome shotgun sequence, one DNA window encodes the following:
- the LOC107768633 gene encoding uncharacterized protein LOC107768633 gives MAFTSVKILVLIQVSVLALSSFSELSFGKGIESSSLDKGQHHPIFSTVHLFFGKSPKKSPSSPTPVNKPSPSPPPQVKSSPPPPAKSPPPPPAKSPPPLLPPPPSQPPKQPPPPPPPPAKQPPSAKPPIKPPSPSPAAQPPATQRATPPPAMQRAPPLSQPPKLPPPATQLPIRKPPPPAYTQPPPPPIRSSPPPPATYDEPPIVDSPPAPPSDHEPTTVEPPPSDYEPPIIEPAPPTDQPPIITPSPPTLTPPVKLPPPLIHPAGKPLIVVGRVHCKSCNSRGLPTLYKASPLQGAVVKLVCHNNARKANVQTAMTDKNGEFVIMPMPLTRADIHKCKVYLVKSTKPICNVPTNFNGGKSGALLKPILPPKPPVNPGPALVQPPMFDFHGVGPFIFEASSKLPCKK, from the exons ATGGCTTTTACATCAGTAAAGATCCTAGTGCTCATACAAGTTTCAGTTTTAGCACTCAGCTCATTCTCAGAGCTTAGCTTTGGTAAAGGAATTGAAAGCTCGTCATTAGACAAAGGACAACACCATCCAATCTTCTCAACAGTTCACTTATTCTTTGGAAAGTCTCCCAAGAAAAGCCCCTCTAGCCCTACACCGGTAAACAAGCCATCACCATCACCACCACCACAGGTTAAGTCATCCCCTCCGCCGCCTGCTAAGTCACCACCGCCGCCACCAGCTAAGTCACCACCTCCTCTGCTGCCTCCACCACCATCTCAACCACCAAAACAACCACCTCCACCTCCGCCGCCACCAGCAAAGCAACCACCATCTGCTAAGCCACCTATTAAACCTCCATCTCCGTCACCGGCTGCTCAGCCACCAGCAACGCAACGAGCAACACCACCACCGGCAATGCAACGGGCACCGCCACTTTCTCAGCCACCAAAACTACCACCACCAGCTACTCAGCTACCAATAAGGAAACCACCACCACCAGCATATACTCAGCCACCTCCACCACCTATTAGATCATCACCTCCGCCACCAGCTACTTATGATGAACCCCCAATTGTTGACTCGCCACCTGCTCCACCCTCTGATCATGAGCCTACAACCGTAGAGCCACCACCTTCTGATTACGAGCCACCAATTATTGAGCCTGCACCACCAACGGATCAGCCACCTATTATAACACCATCTCCACCAACTCTGACTCCACCAGTTAAGCTGCCACCACCCTTGATTCATCCTGCTGGGAAGCCTCTAATTGTCGTCGGCCGTGTTCATTGCAAATCTTGCAACAGCAGAGGGCTTCCCACTCTCTATAAAGCTTCACCACTCCAGG GAGCTGTAGTGAAGCTAGTTTGTCACAATAATGCAAGGAAGGCAAATGTTCAAACAGCCATGACAGACAAGAATGGTGAATTCGTGATCATGCCCATGCCTTTAACCAGAGCAGATATTCACAAATGCAAGGTATACTTAGTGAAATCAACGAAACCCATTTGCAATGTCCCAACAAACTTCAATGGTGGAAAATCTGGTGCTTTATTGAAACCTATCCTACCACCTAAACCACCTGTTAATCCTGGTCCTGCCCTTGTCCAGCCACCCATGTTTGATTTCCATGGTGTTGGACCTTTTATATTCGAAGCCTCAAGCAAATTACCATGCAAAAAATAA